DNA sequence from the Hoylesella buccalis ATCC 35310 genome:
CAGCGTCAGTCGCACTGCAGCAAGCTGCCTTCGCAATCGGAGTTCTTCATGATATCTAAGCATTTCACCGCTACACCATGAATTCCGCCTGCTTACCGTGCACTCAAGCCAGACAGTTCGCGCTGCAATTCACCGGTTGAGCCGATACATTTCACAACACGCTTACCTGGCGGCCTACGCTCCCTTTAAACCCAATAAATCCGGATAACGCCCGGACCTTCCGTATTACCGCGGCTGCTGGCACGGAATTAGCCGGTCCTTATTCATGCGGTACCTGCAATGCACGACACGTCGCACACTTTATCCCCGCATAAAAGCAGTTTACAACCCATAGGGCCGTCATCCTGCACGCTACTTGGCTGGTTCAGGCTCTCGCCCATTGACCAATATTCCTCACTGCTGCCTCCCGTAGGAGTTTGGACCGTGTCTCAGTTCCAATGTGGGGGACCTTCCTCTCAGAACCCCTACTGATCGTCGCCTTGGTGGGCCGTTACCCCGCCAACAAGCTAATCAGACGCATCCCCATCCATCACCGCTAAACCTTTAATCGTTATTTGATGTCAGCAAACGACGCCATACGGTATTAGTCCGTCTTTCAACGGGTTATCCCGTGGTCATGGGAAGGTTGGATACGCGTTACTCACCCGTGCGCCAGTCGTCGTCAAGGGAAGCAAGCTTCCCTCACGTTACCCTGCGACTTGCATGTGTTAAGCCTGTAGCTAGCGTTCATCCTGAGCCAGGATCAAACTCTACATTGTAAAATATAGTTGAAATGGATGATAATATCATGTATAAGGCTCGCGCCAAAAACATGCCTATCTATCCAACTTCGTTTCTCTGTTCAGAACGAAACTCCAGAATTTAAAAGTATTCTCACCTTTGTTCGTTTCTAGTAAGAATTGAACGGTTCGTAAAAATTCACCCATGAGCATCTTTAACAACGCTCATGCTTCTTGTACTACTTCTGTCTTTATGTAAATCTTTTCAAAGATCGCTTCTTTGTATCGCTAACGAGTGTTTCATTTGTGTTTCATTCTCGAAAGCGGGTGCAAAAGTAAACACTTTCTTGGCAACCTCCAAATATTTTTAGAAAAAAGTTTGATTTTTAAGAGAAACTTGATTTACATCAAGCGAAAGGGGCGTTTTTTCTGGGTAATCTAGGGTTCCTAGGGAGGCTAGGGGGCGTGTGCTGCTGCCATTTATTGAGACATCCCGGCGGCTCGAAGCTTCAAAAGCTCTTCTTTCAAGCGGTTGTTTTCGGCTTTCAGGCGTTGGTTCTCTTCCTTCAGCTGCTGCATGAGGCGGTCTTGCTGCTTGCGATAACCTGTGCGAGCCGCATACATGCGCTCTTTTATGCCACCGTGCTCAACAAACTGCTTTTCCAAGTACTTCAAATAATTGCACATCATGCGGTCGGTAAGATGGCACAGTGTGAGCAGCGTGTTGCAATATTCCTCAGCGGTCCACTTGGAGGCATAAGGCATGTAGTGGGCGGCGAGATTGTGCGTGCGACAGAATTTCAGCATTCCAGCATAGCGTTTGTGCTGACTGGTCCACAGCTCGAGCCTGCGCGTGTGCAGATAGTCTTCGTAATCTTCGCGCAACTCCTGCAACGACCCGCGAGCAACATTCAGCAGTTTAAGTTGCATCTCGGTAGACGTGATTCCGTCTTCCAGCCCTTCCACGATATTTTGTTTCCCCGACCGCGCAGCCTGCACCATTTGGTCTACCGTTCGGTCGCCATACTTGGGCAGGAACTTCTGACAGAACAAAAATGTAAGCTGAAAGATGGCATCCGCCTTTTGATAGAATCTCAATTCTCCTACCGGTGTACCGTTTCCCAACACCCATTGATTCTCGTTCTCCCCGTCAGCCATCTTCAAATCCTCGATAACGATTACTTGCTTTTCATGCTCTGCAAAGATACAACATCCGACCAGCTAATGCAAGAAAAGTGGGTTAAAAATTTGGTGCGTTCACAAGTGGGTTGCCGCCGGGCAAAAGACATGCTGTTGACAAGCAAACTCCATGCAATTGGCGGTCAATCCCTATGCAATTGGAAGACAATGTCCATGCAATTGGCGCTTATCCTCCTTGCTATTACGAATTGCACCTGTTGCGTTTCCTTTTTCTTATTATTAAAAAAAATATTTACATCGACGACGACGACGATTTTCGCACGCACGTTCGACGACGGATAATTAGTATAATCAGTATTATTAGTATTATTAGTATATAAAGGAGCCATGCTTGATTATCAAGCAGTTAGGAGGGGGTAAATTGATTGTTCGTTCAATGTTCATTCAATTTCCGTTCAATTATCAATCGGCTTTCAAGTAGGAAAATCACGCCAAAAAACGCATCAAAAAGAAATAGAAGGATGATTAATTCTTTACAAATCAAACACACTGAAGGAATAAGTGAAAAGATGATTTTAATATTCTAATAGACCACGCATACGCTTTTTATGGAAGTTTCCGCATAAACATTTTGAGTTGCAGGTGGCCGTACCATCTTCTTGGTATTTTCACCCATGTCTACACCTTATTATATAAGCCCAATCAATCAGACAATCTTTTCACGCCAACCGCTTTTTCACCTTGGCTGGCACGCCTGCTGCCATACAGTCATCGGGAATATCAGTTGTGACCACCGAACCAGCTCCGATGATACAACGCTTGCCGATGGTAACACCCGGACACACGATGACACCCCCACCCAACCATGTATCATCGCCGATGCTGATAGGATAAGAGGTTTCTTGCGGCAAACGTCGTTCCAAATAGTTCATCGGATGCTGCGGTGTATACAACTGGCAATTGGGCCCAATGAGGACATGATGCCCTATGCGCACATAAGCCCCGTCCAAGATAGTACAGTTGTAATTAAGAAACGTATGCTCGCCTATCGTGATACCGCTGCCATGGTCGCAATGAAAGGGCGGACAGATGGTGGCGCTCTTCGGGATGCCGGGGATGAGTCGTTCGATGACATCACGATAATGCTCGTCGGTGAGCGTCATGGTCTGCAACTGGCGGCACAAGTCTATTGCATGTGCAATACTGGCCGCAATCTCTGGGTCTGCAAAGGAATACCGCTCCTCTGTACGCATCTTTTCAAATTCGGTCTTCATCATTTTCTTTTTCTTGGTGGTAAAGTTACACTTTTTCGAGCATTGCCACAAAGAAAACAACGGAAACACAGCATGTCCTGCTGATGATCTTCAACAGAAAGCCATGATGTGTGAGCCAAGTGTTGCGCCTAATCTTTTTAACTGCATGGAGTCAGATAGATTTGCATCCTTCACATAAATAATTTATCTTTGCAAACAAATACACCAATAAAAAAGATTTATGGAAGTAAATGATTTAGACAGATTGATTAGAGAGCAAGAGGGTTCGTTGTCACTGGCCTTCCCAGCTCTCATGCGAAAAGTATATGTTTGGATGACCTTGGCGCTGGTTCTCACCGGCATAACGGCCTATGGCGTGGCTTCATCACCCAGCTTGATGATGACCATCTTTCAGACTCCAGCCATCATGTGGGGCCTCATCATAGCCGAACTGGCTATCGTCATCGCCATTTCGGCAGCCATCAACAGACTGTCCCTCACGACAGCCACGCTGCTTTTTGTGCTCTATTCGGTTCTGAACGGCGCCACGCTGTCGCTGATATTCGCCGTGTACACCATGTCCTCCATCGCCAACGTGTTCTTCATCACGGCCGGCACCTTTGGAGTGATGGCAGCCTACGGCTATTTTACCAAGCGCGATTTATCATCCTGGGGCAAACTTCTCTTGATGGCCCTCATCGGACTGATTATCGCTACTCTGGTCAACATATTCTTGGTTAAGAGCAGTGGCTTCGACTTAATCCTCAGTTATGCAGGCGTATTGATTTTCGTAGGACTTACCGCATACGACACTCAGAAGATTAAACAGATGTTGGCCATGCAGACAGACATGGGCGAAGGTGCGCAAAAGGTGGCCCTATTGGGTGCGCTGTCACTGTATCTCGACTTCATCAACCTGTTCTTGTATTTGCTGCGGATATTCGGAAGGAGAGAGTAAAGCCTATGAAATCTATCCATTTGACGTGTGTCGCCCTAATTTGTGCGGCACTGATGAGTTGTGGTAGCTTGCAAACAGATTCCGCACAGGCTCAAAAGAAAGAAACAAGCACGTTTGGCCAAATATTCAGTGCCATGACCAACGGCGATGCCTTAGGCAACGCTTTCAACAGCGTGATTGGTCTGGACAAGCCAACCGAGGCCCAGCTTTATGGCTCGTGGCACTACACCCAACCGGGTGTGGCGTTCACCAGTAAGAACGCTTTGGCGAAAGCAGGAGGCGAAGTGGCGGCCACACAGGCCAAGGAGAAGCTGAAAGCACCGTACCAAAGCGTTGGATTCAATGCAAGCAACACCGCTCTTCAGTTAAACAAGGACAAGACCTTCACCATTCAGTTGGCTGGCAAGACCTTTCAAGGCTCGTACATTTATCATGCAGACGAATGCAAACTGGATTTGCAGACGTTCCTGATTACGCTTCCTTGTTACGTCAAGCGCACGCCAAAAGGCATGAGCTTTCTCATGGAATCGAAAAAGCTGCTCACCCTTTTTCAGGCCATCGCCAGCATCAGCGGTAACAGCAAGTTAGAAACCGTCGGCAAGATCAGCAAAAATTACGATGGCATCCGCATGGGATTCGAAATGGGAAAGTAGGTAGACCAAGGCGATAGTAAATCAATCATGGAGAGCAGCCTGATATTATACACGAGCGACAATGGCGACGTAAGCATTCAAGTACGCTACGAAGATGGAACTTTTTGGCTTACTCAAAAACGCATGGCAGAGTTGTTCAATGTGAACGTGAGTACCATCAACGAACATCTAAAAAGTATCTTCAATACGGGAAAGCTATCGGAAGAGGCAACTTTTCGGAAATTCCGAATAGTTCAAAACGAAGGCACTCGCCAAGTAACACGAGAAGTGGCATTTTATCCTTTGGACGCCATTATCGCAGTAGGGTATCGAGTCAACTCTGAGCAAGCCACCTATTTTAGGAAGTGGGCCACAAAAGTGCTAAATTCGTTTATCACAAAAGGTTATGTTCTCGATAAACAGCGACTGGAGCAAGGCGAGCAGTTTGGTCACGATTATTTTATATTACTGTCCGCTAAACTTTTGGGTAAGTCACTAACATGCTGTCATCCGAACTATTGTGTCTCAATGAGTTGGAATGAGGATTTCTATGTTTAGCGGACAGTAATAATTGAAAATACATTGTAAACTTTCAATCCGTTTCTTATTTGTCATACATCAAGCAGTCGTGTGTTACAAATCGAACAGATGCTTGTAACTTAATGTGACATAATTGGTTAGCGTGAGGTATAATGATTCGAGCTCTTTTGTGTTAACTTTACCGTTCTCATACCATTTCATGGACACGGCGTTGGTCTTGTTGAAAATTTCTTTCTCAACAGGTTTCAATTTTTGCATAATTCCATCGCCCTGTTTGTTGTAGAGCGCTTCCCAATTGAAATATCTGTCAGAACCAATTCCTTGGTGATAGGAATAAACCCGATCTTTTAGCGTGTCCACTTTCTTTCCGAAAACGGTCACTTTCTGGCCTGCCCCGATCGTGTATAAAGCTGGTAGCAATTTATCCGCGTTTTTAACCCAAAAGGGAAACGCTGTGCTCACAGGAGGATAGCCAATGACGGTCCACATGGTTGTTAGCTCAGGGTTCTCGTGCAGTTTTACCCCTTCGATAACACCTGAGCAAGCTGTTCCCACTCTTGAGATGAAATCGTGGTCAACAAACCATCCGGATGTGTTGGGAATGTTGTGGGTGCCATCGTGTAGGTCTATGCCAAGTTTGGGGTTAAGGAAAGAGCGGTCTAAATGTTCGAATATCCAGTCGGGGGTGATAGCTTTGGCTTTTGCGGCTTGGCTTAAAGCATCATCGGCAGTTTTATAACGCACGTATCCCAACCCCTCGTTGGGCTCTCCTGTGAAACTGAAATTTGTTCTCACGGCATATCCATTGGGTGCTATTTTGGGGTCGTTTACGTCAAAAAAATGATAACTTCGCGTGCTAACTTCCACCCACACGGCTCCTCCCTCAGCATCGATTACACCAAAGTTGGCGCACAGTCCTACGAGCTTAGTGGTATCAAGATAGTGCCTTAGGTCTTGTACGGTGGCGCAAACGCTAAGCGTTTTGTACATGAACTCGCCATTTTTCCCACCCGGCTCTATACCGTTAACCGTTTTCTCAAGATTGAATGATTGTGTGTTTATAATTGAAAATCCTGCCGTGTTTGTTCCCAACCACACTTCTTCTTTTGATCGAGGTTGGCAATCTACAACGCCAATAAAGTCATATTTCTGTCCTTTGAAAAAACGCATGCAGTTTTGTAGGGCGTCTGTATCACGCACTTTCCATATCATAGGCCGACCGTCTTTGGTGGCTTTGCCCGTTATTACCGCTGCCGTGCAGGCATGCCCAGTGGCAACTATCATGCAAAAAATGTAAGTGATTAGTAGTGTTTTTTTCATATTCCTTAATTCCGCAACACTATTATAAATTAAACTTTTTAAGTATCTGAGCAACAAAAAGTTGCTCAGGATTTTTCCATGTCAGAATTTTCACTTATCTTAGTGTTGCAAAAAAAAACAAGAGAATCCGACGATAGACATGGCGAAGATACAAATTAAATCTGAGAGACTCACTCCTTTTGGGGAATTATTTCCAATTGCCTCAAGTCACATTGTGGGGTAAGGGGATATTGTAGGCAGAAGTGGGTGTTTCAAGTTCAAATTATCTGCAAATTCAGTAATGAGGGGACGTGTAAACGCAATAAGGACGTTCAAGGGCTTAGTTGCGGATTTGAGGGTTATGTAAAAATTTGTAGATACATATAGACTTTTTTCTTGCAACGGATCCACACACAGCCATCTTCCCAACACAGCATCATAGTGGCGTATATGGTCAACTCAGAACCAGCCACCTATTAAAAGATGAGCTACAAAAGAATTTCATCCTTTTTGTTCTGGCGAAAGCACTGCGCGTCATCCCTGCATGAAGCGTTGTTTTGTTGAGTTTCGTCAGCAAAACAAGGTTGACTTTCGTGATACCGAGGATATTATCCACAGCATCATAACGATACCTGTTATTACATTGCTAACTTACAATCTGCAGTATTAGTTAGAATATCATTTACTTTCCTTACTTTTTAGGAACTTCATAATTAGCACTTTGTATTTATACGCATTTGTATCATCATCTGATATATCCTCTTTTAATACATCTGTTAAATACATTGGTTTTCCTTTATCTTTTGGATCACTTTTTTCTACTGGTACAGAATAATCATATCTGTAAAAAATTGGATTATTATAATCTGCCCCATTACATAGTAGATAATAGGCTATCTCATAATTACTTACCATTACAGATTCACTTAACGCAGATTGGCCGAATTCATTTTGATAATTTATATCTGCCCCTTTCATTACTAAAAATTTAACTAAATCTAAATTTCCAGTTTTAGATGCTGCTATTAGAGGAGTAAGCCTTGTACTATTCCCTTTTCTTCTTTTGCCTGTCTCAATATCATTTATATTAGCACCATATTCAATTAGTGTTTTGGCAAAGATAAGATTGTAGTATTTTGAGGAACAAGCCTCAATAAGAGGAGATGTGCCATCATATGTATTATGTGTATTAACTTCTGCCCCATTTTTCAATAAAGTATTAAATGATTTTAACTGCTGATTCATAATTGTTAGCATTAATAGGGTATTGCCGTACTTAGAATCTTGGTAATTAATTATTCTTGGATTCTCAGAAACAATCTTGTCAATCTCTTCTGTATCTTCATCTTGAACAGCTTTGGCTAATTGCCAAGCTGGAGTGTTTTGAAAAACACGATAATCAATATTAGATAGTTCTGCACGGTCTACAGACTTCTCTCTGTTACTACTTGAACAAGAGAGTAACAAGCAGGTTATGACTAACAGTCTAACAATTGCTTTCATTACTTTTTATATCAGGATTAACACCAAAAATCTTTATAATATTATCCATGCTATGACCATTGTAAACAGAAGGCATATCTTTTGGCCATAAGTGGCGTATATGGTCAACTCAGAACCTGGCCACCTATTAAAAGATGAGCTACAAAAGAATTTCATCCTTTTTGTTCTGGCGAAAACACCCGTTTGTTATCCCTGCATGAAGCGTTGCCTGACTACTACGAAGCGCAGATGCTCGCCCTCGCCAATCACCTCACCATCCTGCTTAGCCACTATGTGAAAAAACAGTTTGCGGCGGTCAATCTTTGTCAAAGTGGCCGTGGCTTCCACCATCGCCCCCACCTTACTCGGCTTGAGATGCGACGAGCTGATATGCCCGCCCACCGTGGTTTGTCCTTCTTCCAATTCATTGGCCACTGCCAGCATGGCAGCGTTTTCCATCAAGGCCAGCATGGCAGGCGTTGCCAACACGGGCAAATCGCCCGAGCCGATGACTTGTGCGGTTTGCGCTTCGGTCACGGTCAAGCGGCTGGTATGGGTCAATCCTTCTTTTAACATTGTTATCGTGTTTTAGATTCAATATTCACTTCAACCATGGCGGGGAACATGTACGCCCAGTCGTTACGCTGAAAGAGCGTTTGCCACATGGTCGACTCCTTGCGCCTGACACGTCTACGAAACAGCAATCGCTTGCCATATTTAATGGTTACTGCTTTATCCAAATCAACCAAGTCGTCATTGAGATAGATGGACAGCGAGGAGTAATCGCACGCGGTGATGTCCACCTGATTACCATGAATGGACGCACGCACCATCTTGCCTGGTGCCAACTCTTGCTTAGGTGCGCCCAACCAATAGAAATAAGGCTTCACCACTTCGGCCTGCCGCCACACAATTTGCTTGGGATAAGGGTTGCGGCGGAATTGTTGCATCCATGGCACTGCAGCCGAATCAACCCGATTCATCCAATGTCCCGCACCTTTTATTATATGTGTTTGATGAACGTATCCCATAGGATCGTGCTGTTGCAGCGAGTCCATTTGCAGTCCCCGCTGTGCTGCCAACGTATTACGATTGTAGGCAGCATCGTGTTCACCGCACCAAATCATGAAAGGCAAGTTGCGAAGATTCAGTAATGAAACATCACCCGGATGGCCTGCCATCATCGAAGCCGCCGCCCACGAGTCGGCCATGCGCGGGGCCATGCGCCACACACCATCGCCGCCAGCCGAGTAACCCATGAGGTACACCTTGTCTGGATTAACGCCCTCGAAGGCCACGCACATCTGAATAAGCTGTTCGTAAAGTGGGTCGATACCTTCATGACACCACATATTCCACAAATTCCATGGCGCACGAGGTGCCACATATACCGCCTGTTGGGGACGATAAAGGTGTTTTTGGTTCTCCCACTGCTGATTGTTCACCTCTTGTGTAGTTCCACCTCCCCCATGAAGCGAGATGAACAAGCTATAACCATCGGCAGGTTTATCACCGTAGACCGTCCACCACAACGGCATAGACACCCCATTATGCGTCAGCGTACGCGCCCTATAATACAGCCCCAGACGTGCTCGGGTAGTTTTCATCCATTCCTTCTTGAGTCGCTCACCAATGATAGGCACTTCAGCTTTAGCGATAAATCGCTCGCGCATGGCGCGTTTGGTATGCGAGAAAGCGGGCAGAGACAGCACGAGCACAAGCAGCAGGGTGGCTCCCCATCGATAGGTTTGTTTGTTCATCATCATCAATTATTTGCTTGGTTGTCACGCAAAGATAGCATTATTCTTCGACATCCTCTTCCTTGAAAGCACATTTTTCTCATAAACCTCCATTTGCCTCGCCCATGGCAGTAGCGGTTTTACCAGACCTTTTTCGTAGACAAGAGCAGATGATACCCTCCACTTCTTCTCTGTTAATAAGTGTATATAAATGTTGGTTTTGGCAAGAATCGTTTTGTTTTTATGCAAAATTCATTATATTTGCAGCAACCAGTGAATAATCTTACAAACGATGAAGTTAAAAGAAGATAGAATAGAAACCATCAAAATGCTTATTTCGAGCAAGGAGATAGGCAGTCAGAAAGAGCTGCTCGACGAACTGAAAAAAGAAGGTTTCGAGCTGACACAGGCCACCTTGAGTCGTGACCTGAAGCAGTTGAAGGTTGCCAAAGCGGCCAGCATGAATGGCAAATATGTGTACGTTCTGCCCAACGAAACTATGTATCGCCGGGTGCACAATCCTGCCTCGGCACGAGAAATGATGCGCACGCCGGGGTTCCTGTCCATCAATTTCTCTGGCAACATCGGCGTGATCAAAACCCGTCCGGGCTACGCCAGCAGCATCGCATACAACTTGGACAACAGCGACATCCCGGAAATACTGGGGACCATCGCAGGCGACGATACCATCTTCATCGTCGTTAAGGCTGGAGTGAGCGAACACGAGATAACAGACATACTCAACGATCTGCTGTTGAATATGTAATGAAAAATAAACGCATGGCGGGAAAGCATGCAACTTTTCTGGCCTCGGCAACGTCTAACATACAAGTAAAAACAAAAGGAAAAATGTCATGAAGAAGAAATTAACCTTATCCAGCAACAAGATGATTGGAGGAGTTTGTGGCGGACTGGCCGAGTATTTTGATGTAGACCCAACCGTCTTTCGCGTACTCTATGCCATCGCAACGGTGTTTACCGCTTTCAGCGGACTGATACTTTACCTCGTTTTGTGGATGATTATCCCCAAGAAATAACCGGTAACGAGAGTTGTTTCATGGCACACATGGCTTCACGGGATGCGATTTTACCTGCGTCCCGCGCATGCTTTAGTGTGCATACCAGAGCGAGCTGAAATCCCATAACGCCCATGGGCTGACGGTAAAAGGCTTAGTGGCTACATGACGACAGCAGCCGATTGATGGGCAAAACCGCTCGATAAGCAGCACAGGAGGATTGATTCTGTGCAGTCTTTTTATTGCATTCATCTATGGCTGGTTCTATAAATTACCACCGCACACAGTCATCAAATGTTTATGAAATACGTTTTGTTATCTTTTGGCTTCTTTTTGGTTCAAAATGTAAGTTCGTTCAGTCGTGTAGCTCGCTACACTCCTTCACTCTCTTGCATTTTGACCTCAAAAATAAGCTCAAAATCTAACAAAGCTAATTTATAGAACCAGCCATACGATTTACGTTAAATGATGAAAATAAATAACCGATTGTAACATATTTTTCGTAATTTTGTACGCAGAAAGTTCGCCGTCGTTCATCCGTCGCGCAAGCTTTCTGTGAAGTAATATACGCTGTTTTAGTCTGCAAAACCATCTGATGCACTCGCTAAAATAGCTTATTTTATGCCCGTGACCGTAGGTTTTTCCTACAAAGATGTCACAATTATCCATGAAGTACTGTAGGGTGCAACTCATCCTGGTATCTGTCTCTGGGCGTTTGTTTGACTCAGTGACAAATGTAACATGTGCTTCCAAGACAGTTTG
Encoded proteins:
- a CDS encoding four helix bundle suffix domain-containing protein — translated: MADGENENQWVLGNGTPVGELRFYQKADAIFQLTFLFCQKFLPKYGDRTVDQMVQAARSGKQNIVEGLEDGITSTEMQLKLLNVARGSLQELREDYEDYLHTRRLELWTSQHKRYAGMLKFCRTHNLAAHYMPYASKWTAEEYCNTLLTLCHLTDRMMCNYLKYLEKQFVEHGGIKERMYAARTGYRKQQDRLMQQLKEENQRLKAENNRLKEELLKLRAAGMSQ
- a CDS encoding sugar O-acetyltransferase produces the protein MKTEFEKMRTEERYSFADPEIAASIAHAIDLCRQLQTMTLTDEHYRDVIERLIPGIPKSATICPPFHCDHGSGITIGEHTFLNYNCTILDGAYVRIGHHVLIGPNCQLYTPQHPMNYLERRLPQETSYPISIGDDTWLGGGVIVCPGVTIGKRCIIGAGSVVTTDIPDDCMAAGVPAKVKKRLA
- a CDS encoding Bax inhibitor-1 family protein; the encoded protein is MEVNDLDRLIREQEGSLSLAFPALMRKVYVWMTLALVLTGITAYGVASSPSLMMTIFQTPAIMWGLIIAELAIVIAISAAINRLSLTTATLLFVLYSVLNGATLSLIFAVYTMSSIANVFFITAGTFGVMAAYGYFTKRDLSSWGKLLLMALIGLIIATLVNIFLVKSSGFDLILSYAGVLIFVGLTAYDTQKIKQMLAMQTDMGEGAQKVALLGALSLYLDFINLFLYLLRIFGRRE
- a CDS encoding DUF4923 family protein, whose product is MKSIHLTCVALICAALMSCGSLQTDSAQAQKKETSTFGQIFSAMTNGDALGNAFNSVIGLDKPTEAQLYGSWHYTQPGVAFTSKNALAKAGGEVAATQAKEKLKAPYQSVGFNASNTALQLNKDKTFTIQLAGKTFQGSYIYHADECKLDLQTFLITLPCYVKRTPKGMSFLMESKKLLTLFQAIASISGNSKLETVGKISKNYDGIRMGFEMGK
- a CDS encoding virulence RhuM family protein, giving the protein MESSLILYTSDNGDVSIQVRYEDGTFWLTQKRMAELFNVNVSTINEHLKSIFNTGKLSEEATFRKFRIVQNEGTRQVTREVAFYPLDAIIAVGYRVNSEQATYFRKWATKVLNSFITKGYVLDKQRLEQGEQFGHDYFILLSAKLLGKSLTCCHPNYCVSMSWNEDFYV
- a CDS encoding ankyrin repeat domain-containing protein, with amino-acid sequence MKAIVRLLVITCLLLSCSSSNREKSVDRAELSNIDYRVFQNTPAWQLAKAVQDEDTEEIDKIVSENPRIINYQDSKYGNTLLMLTIMNQQLKSFNTLLKNGAEVNTHNTYDGTSPLIEACSSKYYNLIFAKTLIEYGANINDIETGKRRKGNSTRLTPLIAASKTGNLDLVKFLVMKGADINYQNEFGQSALSESVMVSNYEIAYYLLCNGADYNNPIFYRYDYSVPVEKSDPKDKGKPMYLTDVLKEDISDDDTNAYKYKVLIMKFLKSKESK
- a CDS encoding thioesterase family protein, whose protein sequence is MLKEGLTHTSRLTVTEAQTAQVIGSGDLPVLATPAMLALMENAAMLAVANELEEGQTTVGGHISSSHLKPSKVGAMVEATATLTKIDRRKLFFHIVAKQDGEVIGEGEHLRFVVVRQRFMQG
- a CDS encoding alpha/beta hydrolase, with translation MMMNKQTYRWGATLLLVLVLSLPAFSHTKRAMRERFIAKAEVPIIGERLKKEWMKTTRARLGLYYRARTLTHNGVSMPLWWTVYGDKPADGYSLFISLHGGGGTTQEVNNQQWENQKHLYRPQQAVYVAPRAPWNLWNMWCHEGIDPLYEQLIQMCVAFEGVNPDKVYLMGYSAGGDGVWRMAPRMADSWAAASMMAGHPGDVSLLNLRNLPFMIWCGEHDAAYNRNTLAAQRGLQMDSLQQHDPMGYVHQTHIIKGAGHWMNRVDSAAVPWMQQFRRNPYPKQIVWRQAEVVKPYFYWLGAPKQELAPGKMVRASIHGNQVDITACDYSSLSIYLNDDLVDLDKAVTIKYGKRLLFRRRVRRKESTMWQTLFQRNDWAYMFPAMVEVNIESKTR
- the argR gene encoding arginine repressor, translating into MKLKEDRIETIKMLISSKEIGSQKELLDELKKEGFELTQATLSRDLKQLKVAKAASMNGKYVYVLPNETMYRRVHNPASAREMMRTPGFLSINFSGNIGVIKTRPGYASSIAYNLDNSDIPEILGTIAGDDTIFIVVKAGVSEHEITDILNDLLLNM
- a CDS encoding PspC domain-containing protein, whose protein sequence is MKKKLTLSSNKMIGGVCGGLAEYFDVDPTVFRVLYAIATVFTAFSGLILYLVLWMIIPKK